From Amaranthus tricolor cultivar Red isolate AtriRed21 chromosome 4, ASM2621246v1, whole genome shotgun sequence:
atatatatatatatatatatatatatatatatatatatatatatatacatacatatatatatatatatatatatatatatatatatatatatatatatatatatatatatatatacatacatatatatatatatatatatatatatatatatatatatatatatatatatatatatatatatatatatatatatatatatatatatatatacatacatatatatatgtatgtatatatatatatatatatatatatatatatatatatatatatatacacatacatatatgtatgtatatatatatatatatatatatatatatatatatatatatatatacatacatatatgtatgtatatatatatatatatatatatatatatatatatatatatatatatatatatatatacatacatatatgtatgtatatatatatatatatatatatatatatatatatatatatatatatatatatatatatatatatatatatatatatatatatatatatatatatatgtatatatgtatatgtatatgtatatgtatgtatatgtatatgtgtatatatatgtatgtatatgtgtatatatatgtatttatatgtgtatatatatgtatgtatatgtgtatatatatgtatgtatgtatatatatatatgtatgtatgtatatatatgtatgtatgtatgtatatatatatatgtatgtatgtatatatatatatgtatgtatgtatatatatatatatatatatatatatatatatatatatatatatatatatatatatatatatagatatgtatatatatatatgtgtgtatatagatatgtatatatatatttatatatgtaaatcTACTtctgtttattattattaggtgcAGTATTAGAAAAATGCTACTATTCgttcatcactcttaatttgtgattagttttttatagatatgtatatatatatatatatatatgtatatatatatatatatatatatagatatgtgtatatatatatatatatatatatatatatatatatatatatatatatatgtatatatatatatgtgtgtgtgtgtgtgtgtgtgtgtgtgtatatatatatatatatatatatatatgtgtgtgtgtgtgtgtgtgtgtgtgtgtgtgtgtgtgtgtatatatatatatatatatatacatatttaacaTGCACTTTTCAATCATTGAATTTTCAGTCGGTTATAAAGGTCCTGGATACAAAGAGGTGTATATAGACTTAGCCATGACATTAATTGATGATCCTAAATCTAACATGCATTTGTCAATCATTGAATTTCCTATAGTACATGGAATTGTAAAAATTTCAGGGTCTGTCTGTTTTGGTGGAAGTCTTCTTTGAATTAGCGCAGAAATATTTTCACCACATATAATTCTTTCATTACCTTTGAAAATTTGGCATATCGAGGTAATTGCTTAATTGCATCtaataaaggaaaattaattgttactttcttaaaaatatccAATAACTCTTTGTCTAGTTCCACCTTTTTATCAACTTTTCTCAATCTTTAAGGAAAAGGGGTGTAATTTCAGCAGCATCAATAGAAGAGTTAGATAAATTTTTAAGTCTTTCGTTTTCTTTGATTATAAATTGGTCACTATTATTTGAATTTCTAATCTCTTTAGAATTATCatccaatttatttttactctttTCATCATCCTTAGTAATATCTAGATCAATTTTTGCATCCTTCTTACTATGATCAACTATTAATTCTTTTTCGAAATCTAAGGACATTTTAGTAGTATCAGAATGTTCCTGCTCACTTCTTAAAGTTATGGCACTAACATTTTCTTTAGGATTTAATGGTTGGGAGGGTAacttattactattataattgtaaattatttatatccttAGCTAATTGTCTTACTTGATTTTCTAAATTGTGTATACTAAACTTAGTctctttttgaaaatttaaagaaCTAGAAGCAAGAGATTTTACCATATCTTCTAAGGTCATACCTTGAGATTGATTTTGTGTAGGTTGTTATGGATTATAAGCTTGACCTGGAGGGTTGTTTTAACTGAACGGTTTGACACTTTGGTTCCCCCATCTAAAGTTAGGGAGTTCTTTCCATCCTTCATTATATGTGTTTGAATATGGATTGTATTTTCTTTGTGGTTGTCCAGGAAATAAGTCCATTATATAAGTATTGAATTAAGAGTTGTTCAGGAATTTGATGATTAGGACAACTTGCACATAATCTTTTAAAACGTTCCTAATATTCATATAAAGTTTCACTAAAAAATTAACGAATTCCACAAATTTCTTTTCTTATGGAAGCAACTCTAGAAGGtggaatatatttttctaagaaTAATGATTGTATGTCAGTCCAATTAGTGATAGATCTAGGTGATAAATAATACAACCAATCCTGAGCAGAATCTTGTAAACTAATGAAAAAGCCCGTATCATATCCTCTTCAATATTTTCGGGTTTCATTGTACTACAGACAACATGAAATTCTTTTAAATGACGATCAGGATCTTAACCAGGTAAACCACGAAATACAGGCAATAATTGAATAAATCCCGAATATAATTTAAAAGGAGTAGTAATTTCAAGAAACACAATACATAACGGTTGATTATTGAAAGTTGGAGCTGCAAGCTTCTTTAAAGATTGATTAGCCATATTAAAGTAATTAAGAACAATCTCACCAGATGATGTAGCTAGGTTGAAAAATTCTTCAAGTGAGAAAATGAGTTCCTCTTCTTCCGATTCTTCACCAATCACCTTTCGGTCTCTCGGTTTCATAAACTATATCCTTATACTTCTTGAGTTAATTTGAGTTGCAGAatgaaaaaatagtaataattaataaaaataaattaagaagtaattttaataataattttcattCAATCCCCGGCAACAGCGCCGAAAATTTGTAGGACGCTGTCGTACACgcacaaatttaaattatactTTACCCTATTACAACTTGCTAAATATAGTAAGTGGTAAGTAGGGGTCGATCCCACAGAGATTGTGATAACTAGTTTTAAAGACACTTCTATATTACTTTTCTTTAATAGAAAAAATGTAAAGTAAAAAGATGGGGGGAAATGAGTTGTGATTACACTACtaagaaacttaaaaataaagtaagcttaatgtaataaactaaaatatgtAAAGTGAATAAGAGAGTAAATCAATAAGATAAAGTAGTAGTAGCATGTATTTTAGTCATTGGCAAGATTATTTTATACCATTGATTGATTACAACTTTTATATGAATAGGCGGCTGTAGGATCTATAGTACCCTCGTAAATCCCCTGTTAACCCTTTTATATTAGCTTACTATTTGTACCCAAGATAGTAAAGCCCTAGTGTTCATTAATCCGGTTTTAATGAATTGACTGCTTTAATTTTAGGAAGACTTTAACAACCATTAAACCTAATTAAGAAGATACCCTATAACCcaactaaatttaatattatgtaaactctaataataaaactagatgcaattattattactagttgtGTTTTTTAATAATACTAACTAAACAAAGTTcaatcaattttaaaacattatCTTATACAAGAATAATTAAGTGTacccaataaaattaattttatataaatttagaaataaaaactaGTTTACATAAATACTCAATAACAAAGTTGcataaattaaaaactcatttcaaatctcataaaaataatatgctAAGACACTAATATATgttattacaaaataatttacTCTAAGTTAAACATGACAAAGTAtggagaataagaaaaaaaattttaagtaaataatttttaatacaaaataagagacttaaaaatatgttttttaatctcttttctCTCTACTTAGTTAGATTATATGAGAATTTTACACACTACCATTACTGAATGGTAAAACCTATATTTAAGGAGGTGGGCAATTAAGAAAAAGACAATTTACAACTCAATTCTAATTAAACTTCTCTTCTTTGATCATCCAAGTTGCAAATTAAGAATTGAACAAATAAACCATTACCCCTTAGCAAGAGAAGTTTAGTTGAAATTTGCTTCTTGACATTTAATAGCACTTATCTAGTTGAAATTAATACAGCCGACTTCTATAACTGTTAAGTCATATGTGTAAGCAGAATCAGGCTTTGTACAAAACACAAAAGTTGTATAACTTTTCGAGTAGACGTCTGTACCTCAAAAAGCGTCTGATTTGGAGTCCGTATGGGTAAGATATGCCCATTTTAAAACTGAAACGTGATGTACCCGAATCACATTTTTTCCCATTGGGCTCCAATTTACTCATTTCGtccaactttatttttaatcaaaaatcctacaaaattttaataaaatgatataagTGTAAATATTCACTCATAAgttaaatatatactaaatattatatattatctaATAAACGTAGTAAAATTATACGTAAAgaggaataaaaataatataacttttagTAGTTAACATATAATCTCACCAAGAACAGCGCATTAAATACGAATTGCAAAGGAATAGTGCATCAAcagttaggggtgttcaaaaccgggtACGGGGTCGACCTGGATTCGGAAATCTGGGTACCCACTTTTTCGGATACCTAAAATTGTGACCCGgttccgacccggtttaaaccagGTATCCGGATTCTGAATACCCAGTTTAAACGGGGTCGGAAACCAGATACtcgatttttttatataaaattcaaattctaaATCCCTAACTCAGTGATATACTCATATACCCACTGGCCACTGATATACTCATATACCCACTGGCCACTGATATACTCATATACAATATACCCATAGAAAAATAGTAGTTACTTATTTGTTCTAAAATAATGGCATTATTTGTTCTATAAATGTTATTGGAAGCTATCAAAACAATTTCAAGTTATGGAGATGAAGATACACACAAATATAATtgcatatttttaaaataactaCAGTTAGAAGCTAAATTTATACAAAACCATTTCACTGATATACTCATATACCTACAGCTACAGTTGGAAGCTATCAAAAATAGTAGTTGCATATTTTTAAGACACCTATAGACTGGAATGGAGATGAAGACGCGTGTTGAGTGTCGACCGGTATGGCGATAAGGGCGACTGGAACTGGTGATTGACGGTGATGATTGATGAATGCGAAGAGTGAAGATTGTGATGATTGATGAAGGCGAAGAATCGAAGAGACAAAGATGGTGAATCACTGAAATGGTAATAAAGATTAGATGAGTGAAAGTGAATTTAGATGAGATATAGCGCTGGAAGTGAAGAGGGAATTTAGATGAGTGTTTTAAATACCTAGGGTTAGCCAATTATGTTTAGAAATTAGAAGCTcaaacatttgaaaaaaaaaagaaaaaacaaaactggataccgggtacccggatttacaaaaaatgatatttggatccgacccgaatacccggtttaTAAATTGGGTACCCgatccgaaatacccatttttgACAAATCAGGTTAATTATCCGATTTAACTAATCGGATACcggataattcgggtcggattttgCAAATTGGATTTTTTTGAACACCCTAGCTACAGTGCTATGCTCGTTTTAATGATTAGAATACATTACATTTATCTTTAAAAATACCAAGGGTCAACCCCAAAAACGagaataagttttttttttttttatttaatgcaCCTCTACATAACCAATAAAGAATTGAGATGCTAGGGGTTGTAGCTAACTCCACAAGGAAATCACCTCGAAATTGATAATGACACTCTTTCAAGGACATTTCAGTCATTCTCGAAGGTGTTAAATGATGAGATATAAATACCACTGAACTCATTATTTTTCTAGTAttgaatatttaatttatctatGTGACCATTTACTCTCTAATATTTATTAATCTCTAAGCAATATTTAAGGAGAAGGAACAATAATAATTGAACTCGATCATTTTAACATGGAGTTCTTACTAACTTAGACGTCAAAGAAAGTCCCCATAGTATCTCTCTTGACTCTCCTCACCCTTGTTACTGGTGAAACAATTGTCAATATGGTCATTTTATACAAAAGGGGTTATATAGCAAGAGCAAATCTCACACCAGCAAAATCTCCCTAGAGACTGATCATTCCACTAAAACAAACTTAGTGACTATTTAATTGTATCTAGTCCTAGACCGAAAAATAAGCAGttatttttataatcttaataagcagttatttttttaatgttaaaagATTATAagacaattataataataatctaaAGAAATAATTGCGGCAACAAATCAAcctattactaattttttataacgatttcaacttttgattaatcctAAATAATCTCTTACAGTGTGTTAcctaaaaaaatacaaagaatTAATTTATTACCGATGAAGTAGGCCAATTTGgcataaaagaaagaaaaaaaattaaactacttTGACATAAGACAATGGCTACCTTTTTTATTTCAAGAAGGAGAAGTTGCCTACCATTCATCTTCTCAGCATAGTTTTATACACAGAGGATGCTACAACACGTCTCGTCTTCCCCCAACCTTCTCCACCTCAactaaaagaaacaaaaaaaatactcaaGGAATCAACTAAAAAAGATACCATTGATACGGCAagaacaaaagcttaaaaacaaagaCACCTTCTATAACATAATTACTTGGAAAAATGATGCATAAACTATGCAACAGCTTTTATATAATACACGAAAAGCAATCGATGTAGTAAATCGTTCTaacaatttttgattaaattttagaGGAAAGATATGCCAATCTGATCAGTTTCTGGTATAAATCTAATTGTGGCTCTCTACTGAGTTATTCCTCCAAGTTTTTGATCAAATTGTTGTGGTGGTGCTTTTGCTAAAAATCTGATGGTATTGATGGTCGAATGTTGAAGATTGATGAGAAAAATGAATTTGTGATGGTGATAGTAGTTTGGCGGTGGAGATAGAGGATCGAAAGGACAAAAGGAAGGGATGAATCAAATATTTTAGATTTGATCTTTTAATTTTTGCGTTTTTGtgcatttatttgttttttttcaaaacctcttgtaaaatatttttcataGATAAACCAAAAAAGAGAAATATAGCTCAAATGTTAGCTTATTAACtgcaattaaaaatatattatagtgcacttaataaatttaataagacTCTAAACCATTGTATTTGACATTTTTATCATAATtcagaaaatatatttaaattttactacctattaaatctaaaataactttttaataGTTTAGGACAAACTAAGACTTATGAGAAGGTGAGAACTAGGTGGAATTTGATTTCAAGATCCGAAACAAGATATTGTCCAAGATAAGACccaattttcaaatgaaaattaAGTTGACATCAAGGGGGCGTTTGGTATATAGGAATGAAATTTGAAAATAGGAATGTAggatttgaattttgatttgattgttgAAAATTTATATAGTATACTTTCAATTCGTTTATGTTAATTGGAGTAAGTTGTAAATTGttaatatatattgaaaataaaatgtgAATTTATAGTTTTGCCCAAAAACTTGATGTGCAAATTTCATTTAACCGCAAGCACACGATGTACGTGTAGTCGTGGGTCAAACACAAGAAAGCTAGGATAAGGAACTTGTTAATCTCATACTAATTATATTGtttgaaaagagaaaaatagtttgattggttgtttaactaataaactaaaaatgcaaTGAAAATATGGATTGAAACTATGATAAAAGATCTAGGGTGTCGGAAATCCCCTAAATTCTTGTATAATCGAACTCTTATTAGTGTCCATGAAATGTCGGATTAATTAAGTGATTAcatatgatcttgttaatctcaaactctcgctctattgattaactaATTGATTTGGGCCctattaattcaattctcacacgctaattttattgaacgaattaataagaatttaactaaaatttaccctaaagcaaagtcgatcctaatctcacacgctagttccaTTGACTAGTCTGACAAAGCatgtttaatttagggttattagcaCAATTCAACCACTTTAATtctaatttcatagacactttcaataatcaaatcatacttgacttataggttcaaaccaTAACCCTATAAAATAAATCTACTCACTATTTATGGTAGAAACAATGAACACAAACCCTAGAATGAAATTAAGCGTGATAaaagatgataataatgaaatttgcaaggaaaaacaataattaaactatgagacacacaattaaagatccaagagacaaaaataggaagaacaatactacttttattaaatgacaatttctaagaaaacaattaaagtatgacaattaaactaatacaaatttgataaagaatgattaaactaataatgagaaagtaaatcaaagacaagaaattaaaagcttaCAAGAATTAAAATGGTGTTCAaatggagaggaagatgaaggaggaagaaggagaagaggttTTTAGTCTCCCTCCTTGTGCTCCTCAAAGGAGGCTTGACCTAAATGCTTTTCATTAACCcctaaataaaccctaaaaagttaattaaaataataatacacaaTTAAAGTGACGAAAAAACGCTGCCCAAAATCCAGAAGAAAAAGCCTAGTCGGCGGCCATCTCCACGACAAGGAAGCAGAATCGGCTTTTTTGGCTGACAATTTCAGCGAATTtcaaacgatcgtcatttcttgctcgattATCAAAATTGggtatataatatatcgttggaaagctcttgaagtctagtttccaatGTTGCAaactttgtattaatgtagtcTTCCTATAAAAAGTTATACCCAAAAGAGTAGACATGTATTAATtccacctcaaaacttttgcactAATAACACTCTTctactcttttgctcatttttttttaatcacatCTTCCTCCGAGCTAAAATCTTCTTAGTGAATcccgtcatcattaaaaccataagaattaagcttaaaacaatcaaaaccactcaaaatcaacatgaataaccaaaatgagtaatgtagcataaatcttcaaaataagcacaaaattactaattacgaccatcattaaggagtataaaatgatataaataagtgcaaataattgcacttatcgacccctttaaaaataaaaaaagcttgTGAAAGTTTTATAAATAAgagtttaaaaattttttttcaaccaaaatagTGTGCACCAAATTTTATCACTCATATTCCTACTCTCTTCACTCTTTATAATAATCAATGTGACCGCTATTGTGATTCAATGTTACCCATGTtgtaagaaaaaattaccttataTTATATAAGTATTATCCTTTTCCTATCATgtaattaaattgtatttgttGAGTTATATTAACAACaaattttgaaattgatttgtgGTTCTAcaaaatcttttatttattttaaagtttataatGAAGGTGACCTCTATTTTGATTCAATATTACCTCTTTAGTAAGGCAAGTCATGATGTAAGAAAATGTGTCCTTCTTGTAGGCGTAATTAACGTACAACTTGtacttttttattgtttagTTTAGAGTTCTACCACATGGACAATAAATTTGAAACTGATTTGTAGcgttacaaaataattatttgtttttgaatttACAATCACGGTGACCCCTGTTGTTATACAATGTTACCCCTTTTgtataaaaaaagtttattctTTATTACATACTCCAAAGTAATCGaaaaaaaactttgaaaaaataaattgaaaaaaaaatggtcaagtgattttaatattttaaaattttttaattttttattttataagtgaAGTGGAGTGTAAGAGTGTAAGAATATATAAGTGTGAAGTGAGTGGCGTTAGAGTATAAGAGTAGAGTGACGTAGGGTGGAGTGAAGTATAAGAATATAAGAGTGTAGCAGAATAGAGTGTAAGCAGAGTGAAATGGAATGAAAGAGTGCAATGAAATATAAGAGTTGATCCACAATAATATTAGGGTGAACTACGTCCATAGAGAACTTTTTCATAAAATCTTAGTAATTTAGGGCAAAAATTATCATTCCCAATCCCCAACTTTAATCCCAAGCCCACTTACCAAATATAGAACTTATTTGAGAATTAAATTATCATTCCCAATTTTCCACCTCATAATCCGCATACCAAACACCTCGACTCCTGAGTAATTTGATTAGATCATTCATTTGTAATACATGGAGATTGAAAGAACAAACCCTTGATAAGGAGCTGAGTTGAACAAATAGAGTGAAGTTTAAGGAGGCGCAGGCTACCTCCAGCAGATTTTTCAGTGTATATTTTCAGGTTAATATATCTTTCTCAGATTTTATACttgattttctttctcttttaacCTTGGTTTATCAGATTTCTCAGGCGAACACCAGCGTTTACTAGCATAATCATTTGAGACGCGCTATTATTTGAAACCATCCGTTAAAAGTTGAACAAACTAGTGATGTTCATTTGTTCTATTTTCTATTCACACTATCCGTTTAAGAAGGGTATGTATTATTTGAAACCAGCGTTTACTAATTATGATTTACATTCTATTCAATCgtctttgtcgcataaagttgttaacTTGTTAGTGTTTGAAAACGCTTCCTACAAATTGCTGATAGCTGTTTAATGTTCATGCTATTTACAAAAACTGGGCAATACTGAATTCTTGATTGAGGGTTCAGTTTGGAGATCGGTGTAATTCTATTAAATTTGTGATATTATTCATAAGGAGGTCTTGTTTTAATTCACCTTATAAAAAGTTAACtagaattattaaaaattaattgtaatAAGTAAAAATAGTTATACAATTCAGTTATAATTTagggaaaattataaaaaaaactacctatttTATACTACCTACTAGGTGATCACCGGGCTAAAGCAAGAGATATAATTTAGAAATTATTATGCATGAATAACATAATCGTTACAAACagattaaataaaagttaagaaaGAGAACTAAGAataatagtttttaaaaaatcacaacaatgaaaattgaataataaataacaatatgtACACATCACTATAACATAATTGTTAATTGAACCAAATTCAGTTGGCTCAGATAGTACAGCCAACAGCACTGAGGATTCAACTAAACTGGAGCAAGAAAGACAATGTCAAGACCTTGAGGGATCTATGCAGCTTGCTGAGCAACCATCTAATGAAGCTAACAAAACTCAACTTGTTACTGATGATGAGTTGATTAATGGGAAGATAGGTGGGCTGTGCAGTACCAAGACTACCAAATCACAAGATCGAAGATACTACCAAGGGCACATCAGCTACCTTACTGCAGTGGTCAATCACTAGCCAAGCTTGTGATCATTTAGTTCAGCCCGCCCATTAGTACCTCATGTTCGTTTAAATAACCGGTTGTTCCCGTCTCCTTTACATTTTACCGTTGGCTACCAAAGCCTATATATATAGGccaatttgtcattttaaacaCTAGTTTTTGATTCTCAATAAAATTCTAAGAATTTGTCTTTCCTTTCAAAGAGTGTGAGTAAAACATTCTTTTCTGATTTTGTGAGTAAAGCAAGATCAACACCTTCATTTGATTAAGGAGGAAGTCTCAATCAAATCAAGGAGAATTGATTGTCTTGGTGAGTAAAGCCAATACAAGCCAATACAGGATATTCATTCTATCCAGTTCTTCATAAGGCTGTTAACATAAGTGAAAATTGGTGTCTATGTAAGTTCTTGAACATCACATTATGAAATGTGAGGACGGGATTTTGAAGAATCTGTGACAACCAGGATTAAACACACCCAATTTT
This genomic window contains:
- the LOC130811086 gene encoding uncharacterized protein LOC130811086 isoform X1, giving the protein MFICSIFYSHYPFKKVGSDSTANSTEDSTKLEQERQCQDLEGSMQLAEQPSNEANKTQLVTDDELINGKIGGLCSTKTTKSQDRRYYQGHISYLTAVVNH
- the LOC130811086 gene encoding uncharacterized protein LOC130811086 isoform X2 is translated as MFICSIFYSHYPFKKDSTANSTEDSTKLEQERQCQDLEGSMQLAEQPSNEANKTQLVTDDELINGKIGGLCSTKTTKSQDRRYYQGHISYLTAVVNH